In one window of Helianthus annuus cultivar XRQ/B chromosome 17, HanXRQr2.0-SUNRISE, whole genome shotgun sequence DNA:
- the LOC110923063 gene encoding uncharacterized protein LOC110923063 isoform X1 codes for MKVVSRFQSSDFDRPSLLLQSKVDFLQKPLSLIPSICHIHSILHSSSINILGCKVQGFESQVEEKITMTRARLCQRRGICEKIHITTWLRYAKQAWEEVYNVYKLGI; via the exons ATGAAGGTTGTTAGCAGATTTCAATCTTCCGATTTTGATCGACCCAGCCTTCTTCTTCAATCTAAAG TTGATTTTCTCCAGAAACCCCTTTCTCTCATACCATCCATCTGCCACATACATTCAATCCTTCATTCGTCTTCAATCAACAT ACTAGGTTGCAAGGTTCAAGGTTTCGAATCACAG GTTGAAGAGAAGATTACAATGACAAGAGCAAGACTGTGTCAAAGAAGGGGAATTTGTGAAAAGATCCATATCACAACTTGG TTAAGGTATGCCAAACAGGCATGGGAAGAAGTCTACAATGTGTATAAACTAGGTATTTAG
- the LOC110925427 gene encoding protein SIEVE ELEMENT OCCLUSION B-like, translated as MATTMTLNGRGDRHVFSSSDDNAMMKNILATHSPDGTNIDVIPLLQIIKDIMHRSHPDGPQANIDAIVESVIYHDFNEMFEVLALTINKVACEITCKCAGGGDTHATAIGIFNTLSNYGWDAKAVITLAAFAVNYGEFWLVAQLHKTNPLAKSLALLKQLPDVLEHRESLKTRFNVVNNLVNAMFDVTNIIIKFKELPEQYISPNTPELTIATTHIPTTVYCIIRSIVACASVLTNLIGMGHEHVTATTEAWELSSLAHKINNIHDHLKQQLDLCIQHINEKKHNEVYQNIILIMGTTHLDNIKPLQQLISLKDDQPPLYKSSTKDRVTIDILRKKIVLLLISDLDLPWEEFSVLDKIYKEAKQNPTKPENQYEVVWLPVVPDVTVPLSEDKKNKFEGIRNNMPWYSLFHPSLLDPAVIKYIKEKWHFNRKPLLVVMDSHGRIVNTNALHMLWTWGSVAFPFTSPKEEALWRDETWRVELLVDVDSIPEPKISNWIADEKYICLYGGEDIDWIRKFTKAVKEVAKQAGIPLEMLYVGKNNPGDKISDNNDIIQNEKLSDVLPDLALIRAFWVRLENMLHSKLQNGKALGEEPLLKEINVMLTYDGNGKGWAVISRGSNDWMIRVDGDTILTSFINYDEWKDQVKEKGFLPALNDQLAANKPPHHCNRLILPGTTGSVPETVVCADCGRSMEKFFLYRCCTD; from the exons ATGGCTACAACTATGACTCTAAATGGGAGAGGTGACCGACATGTGTTTTCGTCTTCTGACGACAATGCCATGATGAAAAACATACTCGCCACCCACTCTCCTGACGGAACCAATATTGATGTCATACCGCTTCTCCAAATTATCAAGGACATCATGCATAGGTCCCATCCAGAC GGCCCTCAGGCTAACATAGACGCGATAGTTGAGAGTGTGATTTATCACGATTTTAATGAGATGTTTGAAGTTTTGGCGCTCACAATCAATAAGGTTGCATGCGAG ATTACTTGCAAGTGTGCTGGAGGGGGAGATACACATGCAACTGCCATTGGGATTTTTAACACGCTTTCCAACTACGGGTGGGATGCAAAAGCTGTTATTACTTTAGCAGCTTTTGCAGTGAATTATGGAGAGTTTTGGTTGGTCGCTCAACTTCACAAGACCAATCCACTCGCCAAATCATTGGCTCTCCTCAAGCAACTACCTGACGTATTAGAGCATCGTGAATCTCTCAAAACAAGGTTTAACGTTGTCAATAACCTCGTCAACGCCATGTTTGACGTCACTAATATTATCATCAAATTTAAAGAGTTACCAGAACAATATATTAGCCCAAATACACCAGAATTAACGATAGCCACCACTCATATTCCCACGACGGTTTATTGTATCATTAGAAGCATTGTGGCTTGTGCATCCGTGCTTACTAATCTCATTGGAATGGGACACGA GCACGTCACAGCAACCACGGAAGCTTGGGAGCTATCGAGTTTGGCTCATAAGATCAACAATATTCATGATCACCTGAAGCAACAGTTAGATCTATGCATTCAACATATTA ATGAGAAGAAGCATAATGAAGTATACCAAAATATTATTCTCATCATGGGCACTACACATCTTGATAACATCAAGCCACTCCAACAGTTGATTTCCTTGAAGGATGATCAACCACCATTATACAAGAGTTCTACAAAAGATCGG GTGACCATCGACATATTAAGGAAGAAGATCGTGTTGCTACTCATATCCGACCTTGACTTACCTTGGGAAGAGTTTTCGGTTCTTGACAAAATATACAAGGAGGCAAAGCAAAACCCAACAAAACCTGAGAATCAATACGAGGTGGTTTGGCTCCCCGTGGTGCCCGATGTGACGGTACCATTGTCCGAAGATAAGAAAAACAAGTTTGAGGGGATAAGAAACAACATGCCATGGTACTCGTTGTTTCATCCCTCGTTACTTGATCCAGCAGTGATCAAGTACATTAAGGAGAAATGGCACTTTAACCGCAAACCGTTGCTCGTGGTAATGGATTCCCATGGGAGGATCGTCAATACCAACGCGCTACACATGTTGTGGACTTGGGGAAGTGTGGCTTTCCCGTTCACTAGCCCGAAGGAAGAAGCTTTATGGCGTGACGAAACTTGGAGGGTAGAATTGCTCGTCGATGTCGATTCCATACCTGAGCCAAAGATTTCCAACTGG ATTGCTGATGAGAAGTACATTTGTTTGTATGGAGGGGAAGACATCGACTGGATTCGGAAATTTACAAAAGCAGTAAAAGAGGTTGCGAAACAGGCTGGAATCCCGCTCGAGATGTTATATGTCGGGAAAAACAACCCCGGGGATAAAATAAGCGATAACAATGATATCATCCAGAACGAGAAACTTAGCGATGTGCTACCCGACTTGGCCTTGATAAGGGCCTTTTGGGTACGTCTCGAGAACATGTTGCACTCGAAGTTACAAAACGGGAAAGCTTTAGGCGAAGAACCGCTTTTAAAAGAGATCAATGTGATGCTTACTTATGATGGAAATGGTAAAGGTTGGGCTGTGATAAGTCGTGGGTCAAATGATTGGATGATAAGAGTCGATGGTGATACTATTTTAACAAGTTTTATCAATTATGATGAGTGGAAGGATCAGGTAAAAGAAAAGGGGTTTTTGCCCGCGTTAAACGACCAACTTGCGGCTAACAAACCACCGCATCATTGCAATCGTTTAATCTTGCCGGGAACCACTGGGAGTGTGCCGGAGACAGTGGTTTGCGCTGACTGTGGGCGGTCGATGGAGAAGTTTTTCTTATACCGTTGTTGCACTGACTAA
- the LOC110923063 gene encoding uncharacterized protein LOC110923063 isoform X2, which yields MKVVSRFQSSDFDRPSLLLQSKVDFLQKPLSLIPSICHIHSILHSSSINILGCKVQGFESQVEEKITMTRARLCQRRGICEKIHITTWVCQTGMGRSLQCV from the exons ATGAAGGTTGTTAGCAGATTTCAATCTTCCGATTTTGATCGACCCAGCCTTCTTCTTCAATCTAAAG TTGATTTTCTCCAGAAACCCCTTTCTCTCATACCATCCATCTGCCACATACATTCAATCCTTCATTCGTCTTCAATCAACAT ACTAGGTTGCAAGGTTCAAGGTTTCGAATCACAG GTTGAAGAGAAGATTACAATGACAAGAGCAAGACTGTGTCAAAGAAGGGGAATTTGTGAAAAGATCCATATCACAACTTGG GTATGCCAAACAGGCATGGGAAGAAGTCTACAATGTGTATAA